Proteins encoded in a region of the Panicum hallii strain FIL2 chromosome 3, PHallii_v3.1, whole genome shotgun sequence genome:
- the LOC112885709 gene encoding cytochrome P450 71A1-like: MAPVLLYPDLLLTVVFVASCFVIARSLWSGLKDGGRVLPPSPPPLPIIGNLHQLGRSHYHRRLRELARRHGPLFLLRLGSVPTLVVSSASVAEEVLKTQDHVFCSRPLQRTARGLLYDCRDVAFSPYGERWRQLRRIAALHLLSAKRVDSFRALREAEVASFLERIRAAGAHHEDGRGGRKRRAGVNMSELLIGLTYTIISKAAFGNRLGGMEPGAVRAMIKETSELLETIAVSDVFPRLRWVDWATGLDARIKVTAAKLDAVLEGALHEHEKGGGGNDGEADDLLDDLLSAVKEGGTGLNLDRTDVKGLILDLFLAGTDTTAKTMEWTMAGLVKNPNEMEKVQAEVRRVVGPHGSVSEERLGAMTRLQAAMMEALRLHPPVPMLVPREAIRDTRLRGYDVPAGTRVLVNAWAIGRDGESWGEDADAFRPERWLTRAGGGYGGHDTRFIPFGAGRRGCPGVGFGTRLAELALASMLYHFDWELPGGQDAGSFEFVESSGLSTGLKCPLTLVVKPFRA, encoded by the exons ATGGCTCCCGTTCTGCTCTACCCTGACCTGCTCCTCACCGTCGTTTTCGTGGCTTCCTGTTTCGTCATCGCCAGAAGCCTCTGGTCAGGCCTCAAGGACGGCGGCCGGGTGCTGCCGCCTTCCCCTCCGCCGCTGCCCATCATCGGCAACCTCCACCAGCTCGGGCGGAGCCACTACCACCGGAGGCTGCGGGAGCTGGCGCGGCGCCACGGCCcgctcttcctcctccgcctcggctCCGTGCCCACCCTTGTGGTCTCCTCGGCCTCCGTGGCCGAGGAGGTGCTCAAGACCCAGGACCACGTCTTCTGCAGCCGCCCGCTGCAGCGCACGGCCCGCGGCCTCCTCTACGACTGCCGGGACGTCGCATTCAGCCCCTACGGCGAGCGGTGGCGCCAGCTGCGCCGCATCGCCGCCCTGCACCTGCTCAGCGCGAAGCGGGTCGATTCTTTCCGCGCGCTCCGGGAAGCGGAGGTCGCGTCCTTCCTGGAGCGGATCCGCGCCGCGGGCGCTCACCACGAGGACGGCCGCGGTGGAAGAAAGCGCCGAGCTGGGGTCAACATGAGCGAGCTACTCATCGGCTTGACCTACACTATCATCTCCAAGGCGGCGTTCGGGAACAGGCTCGGCGGCATGGAACCCGGAGCGGTCCGCGCGATGATAAAGGAGACGAGCGAGCTGCTGGAGACGATCGCGGTGAGCGACGTGTTCCCGCGACTCCGGTGGGTGGACTGGGCGACGGGGCTCGACGCGAGGATAAAGGTGACGGCGGCCAAGCTTGACGCCGTCCTCGAGGGAGCGCTACATGAGCACgagaagggcggcggcgggaacgacggggaggccgatGACCTCCTCGACGACCTGCTCTCGGCCGTGAAGGAGGGAGGCACCGGGTTGAACCTGGACAGGACTGACGTCAAGGGCCTCATCCTT GACCTTTTCCTAGCAGGCACCGACACAACTGCCAAGACGATGGAGTGGACGATGGCCGGGCTGGTGAAGAACCCAAACGAAATGGAGAAAGTACAAGCCGAGGTGCGACGCGTCGTAGGGCCACACGGAAGCGTCTCAGAGGAGCGACTGGGCGCCATGACAAGACTGCAGGCCGCAATGATGGAAGCTCTGCGCCTGCACCCGCCGGTGCCGATGCTCGTGCCCCGCGAGGCCATCCGCGACACCAGGCTCCGCGGCTACGACGTCCCGGCCGGGACCCGCGTCCTCGTGAACGCGTGGGCGATCGGCAGGGACGGCGAGTCCTGGGGGGAGGACGCGGACGCGTTCCGGCCGGAGAGGTGGCTcacgcgcgccggcggcggctacgGCGGCCATGATACCCGGTTCATCCCGTTcggcgcggggaggagggggTGCCCCGGCGTCGGCTTCGGGACGCGCCTCGCGGAGCTCGCGCTCGCCAGCATGCTCTACCATTTCGACTGGGAGCTGCCGGGCGGCCAGGACGCCGGCTCGTTCGAGTTCGTCGAGTCAAGTGGGTTATCCACGGGTCTCAAGTGCCCCCTGACCCTTGTCGTGAAACCCTTCCGAGCATGA